A window of Rubrobacter aplysinae contains these coding sequences:
- a CDS encoding O-antigen ligase family protein, which yields MGDLGGGYYVGEWGAVALILALLLLLLCVTGLLREAGSPWSVAALGLLTAYTAWTFASMLWSPNGGAAWLGAGQALLYLLSFLVAAALIRLGASRRWALASSVAGPGIVAALTFSSLPSQVGMLFKDNRLVGTVGYYNGEAAFLLVPFWVAVYLAGSRSINPVLRAGVLICATLCIELAVLTQSRGAMVALAVSALVFFVFSGERLRGLLALLPVAVAVAIAFPALNEVYLRFLDGESPGVTLDRVILLAWASAAGAGLYGLLWGLLDRRWTPPQALVRMAGAATLVCAAVLCIAGLVAVDERVGSPVALAQDKWEAFRTSDTTGQDQSRFLSASGTGRFPLWEVAWGDFTQNPALGVGTQNYEATYYQDRDTVAGYVQQPHMLPLEILAERGLVGGVLFAGFMAVCVAAGLWERFTGLNAQGKAQVGALVAAVSYWFVHASAEWFWQLPAVTMPAFVYLAVLVLPWLRSRNMPAGWPLRAAGLGISVLAVAAILPLSLSGYYLNQSTNPTASTGEALTAVERAQTFNPLDPRPHQREAELALQADDPQRAETAYLEAARLNPEHYAPLEILAVFYQRQGETEKAREMYREAIELNPLDPELQKRAEELGAAS from the coding sequence ATGGGAGACTTGGGCGGCGGGTACTATGTAGGAGAGTGGGGGGCGGTGGCCTTGATCCTGGCTCTACTACTGCTGCTCCTCTGTGTAACGGGTCTGCTGCGGGAGGCGGGCTCTCCCTGGAGTGTGGCCGCGCTAGGCCTGTTGACCGCTTACACGGCATGGACCTTTGCCTCCATGCTCTGGTCGCCAAACGGGGGCGCGGCCTGGCTCGGCGCGGGGCAGGCGCTACTCTACCTCCTCTCATTCTTGGTCGCGGCGGCCTTGATCCGACTCGGAGCCTCAAGACGCTGGGCCCTGGCCTCTTCGGTTGCGGGGCCGGGGATAGTGGCGGCGCTGACCTTCTCAAGCCTACCCTCACAGGTTGGGATGCTCTTCAAGGATAATAGGCTCGTCGGGACCGTCGGCTATTACAACGGTGAAGCGGCTTTTCTGCTCGTCCCTTTCTGGGTCGCCGTGTATCTGGCGGGGTCTCGGTCCATAAACCCGGTGCTGCGCGCTGGCGTTCTGATCTGTGCCACCCTCTGCATCGAGCTGGCCGTTCTTACCCAATCTCGCGGGGCGATGGTCGCGCTTGCGGTGTCTGCGTTGGTCTTCTTCGTCTTCTCCGGCGAGCGTCTGCGCGGGTTGCTCGCCCTTCTCCCGGTTGCCGTTGCCGTTGCCATAGCCTTCCCCGCGCTCAACGAAGTATACCTGCGTTTTCTGGACGGTGAGAGCCCCGGGGTAACGCTCGACCGGGTGATCCTGCTGGCCTGGGCCTCCGCCGCCGGAGCCGGGCTCTACGGCCTGCTCTGGGGGCTGCTGGACCGCCGCTGGACACCGCCTCAGGCTTTGGTGAGGATGGCGGGTGCGGCCACACTCGTCTGTGCCGCCGTGCTGTGCATCGCGGGACTGGTGGCCGTGGACGAACGCGTCGGGAGCCCGGTCGCGCTGGCCCAGGACAAGTGGGAGGCTTTCAGAACGAGCGACACCACCGGGCAGGATCAGAGTCGCTTTTTGAGTGCCTCCGGGACGGGCCGCTTCCCGCTCTGGGAGGTGGCATGGGGGGACTTTACGCAGAACCCCGCGCTAGGCGTCGGGACCCAGAACTACGAGGCCACCTACTACCAAGACCGGGATACGGTGGCCGGCTACGTGCAACAGCCCCACATGCTACCGTTAGAGATACTGGCCGAGCGCGGCCTCGTCGGCGGGGTATTGTTCGCGGGATTCATGGCCGTGTGCGTCGCCGCCGGGCTGTGGGAGCGTTTCACGGGACTAAACGCCCAGGGTAAGGCCCAGGTCGGCGCGCTGGTGGCCGCGGTCTCCTACTGGTTCGTCCACGCGAGCGCGGAGTGGTTCTGGCAGCTCCCGGCGGTAACGATGCCCGCCTTCGTGTACCTGGCCGTGCTAGTGCTGCCCTGGCTGCGGTCCAGGAATATGCCCGCCGGGTGGCCGCTGCGCGCGGCGGGCCTCGGCATCTCGGTGCTCGCGGTGGCGGCTATCCTGCCGCTATCTCTCTCCGGCTATTACCTGAACCAGAGTACAAACCCTACCGCGAGCACCGGTGAGGCACTAACGGCTGTCGAGAGGGCCCAGACGTTTAACCCCCTCGATCCCCGTCCGCACCAGCGCGAAGCGGAGCTCGCGCTACAGGCGGATGACCCCCAGAGAGCGGAGACGGCGTACCTTGAGGCCGCCCGTCTTAACCCCGAGCACTACGCGCCGCTTGAGATCCTCGCCGTCTTCTACCAGCGTCAGGGCGAGACCGAGAAGGCCCGTGAGATGTACCGGGAGGCCATAGAGCTCAACCCACTGGACCCGGAACTGCAGAAACGGGCAGAAGAGCTCGGAGCCGCCTCGTAA
- a CDS encoding LPXTG cell wall anchor domain-containing protein, producing the protein MSREGILQTSLRMMVIIAATLALTLSWSSVAAAQQGGPPADEQYGNPASSIGPSESGSGDTGSEGAGSGDVASASVAQSGEPGAAAGSASQAVSVLPDTGGPALLLSLAGLAMLGAGMLLIRQVGRR; encoded by the coding sequence ATGAGTAGAGAAGGTATCCTGCAGACGAGCCTTCGTATGATGGTAATCATAGCCGCTACGCTGGCGCTGACGCTGTCCTGGTCTTCGGTAGCGGCGGCGCAACAGGGAGGCCCTCCCGCCGACGAGCAATATGGGAATCCGGCAAGCTCGATTGGTCCAAGCGAGAGCGGTTCGGGAGACACTGGTTCCGAAGGCGCCGGTTCCGGAGATGTCGCAAGCGCCTCGGTCGCCCAGTCTGGTGAGCCGGGAGCCGCCGCGGGATCCGCGAGCCAGGCGGTAAGCGTGCTCCCCGATACGGGCGGACCCGCCCTCCTCCTGAGCCTGGCGGGTCTAGCGATGCTCGGAGCCGGCATGCTTTTGATCAGGCAGGTAGGACGCCGCTGA